One Gossypium arboreum isolate Shixiya-1 chromosome 13, ASM2569848v2, whole genome shotgun sequence genomic window, GATCTTGAAcatgaagatgatgatgatgatgaaactGAAGATGCAGATAACAAAATAAGGGGCAGAGATCTGAGGCTGAGGGATAAGTCCCTAAGAAGAAGAACAAGATCCATGTCCCCATTCAGACATGCTGCTTTCGGTGATGACCAAACCATGTGCTTGGACAAAGATTCAGGCAACAAAGCTGACACCAATAATGGAACAAGTTGTTCATCAGCTGGGAGAATCTCAAGGAGATGGGTTTTCTTGAAAGATTTTCTAAGGAGCAAAAGTGAAGGaacaaacaataacaacaacaatAGTAAGCTGTGGTCAACAATTTCATTTTCACCAGCGAAGGAAAAGAAACCAGGGAGCAACAAAACCAATGGTGTGGTTCATGAATCTAAGAACAAAAGGCCAAGCAAGACCAAGGCTGTGAATGGGATAGGTAAAAAGAGGGTTCCACCATCACCACATGACTTGCACTATACTGCATATAAAACACAAGCTGAAGAAATGAGGAAGAAGACTTTTTTGCCTTACAGGCAAGGCCTACTTGGGTGCTTGGGATTTAGTTCTAAAGGTTATAGTGCCATGAATGGCTTAGCTAAAGCTTTGAATCCTGTTTCCTCCAGGTAAAAACTATATCAAGTTAACTAGGGACCCTGGGACTaggatattaaagaaattgtattgttttttcttttttcttttcaggTTTATCAGCTTAACTTTGGACATtcttttatgttgtttattattacaAGACATTTACTAAATCGATTCTAAAAACTTATTAAAAATATTCTGACAAATGTTGAAAAACCAATCATTTTGGAACACTACTTTCCATCATTCATCCTTTTGTGTAAATAATTGGAAGTTGGGTTTATAAACCTACCAAAGATTTCAGGCATGGATTTTGAAACTACATACACAATTCAATTAATCTCATAActtcattttaaataaattattaaaaaaatataaaaattataaaattataaaattcatttTAACCTACTCAATTGTATTCTTTTAATCTTAATTCATAGTCATTTGCGATCCAACTGATTTAACCCCTCTATTAGATTACTTACTAATTCTCTATTTAACTAATTTCTTACAAAAATAACAGTGATCCACACCCACATGTATGGGTTTGTTGGGATTTTCAGAAGATATGAATTTGACATCAACCTTGATCTCCATGTTTTGCCTCCACCATACACTGGGATTTTAGGGATTATATTTGTTAATCCCTAAAAGTTTAAAAACTCCTTGTATGTTGAAAATGAAGCTTGATTAATAATctcaaaattaaaatgaaaatttatggtTAGGAAGGGTTGAGTGGGGTCTTATGGTTGGTAGATAATGACACAAAAGGTGTAAGATTAAGTGACAATGACTTGATTTGGATAGTCTCGGCAATTAATTCTAAGCCTTCTTTCTTTGTCATCATCATATATTTGTATGTATAAGCCATTTTCCCAATATCCAACATTATGTAGTTCATTAGAATTGGTTTGTAGATAAACTTTGGTTGTTAACCTGTAAATTTAAGAGCACAACCCAAGCTAttattgaaattgaaatcaaaattattaaggAATGAGAAGTGTAGCAATGTGTGGGGGCATTTCATTTGTAGCCTGGTAGTGCAAATAGTGGCAAATTCACATCAATATTCAAGCTCTCCCACAGCTAGCTGCATTGTCTTTTTAGTTTTCATACAATTTCTGTGCTATCCCAACTCTATCACTTAGCTACTTTCATAaataattttgggttaatttctcCAAACTTCCCTAACTATTGATCAAATTTTGAATTGAtccataaatttcaaaacattctAGTTGAATCCTCAAAATACCAATATTTAGGGGTAAACGAAACCCGATTCAATTCaacaaatttgataaaaaaaatttcaaattttgaattaaatagttcgagttaatcaagttaatcggatcaactcgaataaaaaaattaaatttttcggtttaactcgaatatgaattacacaattcaagTTATCTAAAATTTgaataagaaaaggcaaaactacgtcattttgataaatgtttaccttttctaGAGTTTAAAGTCAAAACCATTAAATTAAAAagcaaaactacgtcgttttgataaatatttacccaTCAACCTTacttatgtagttaaataatattatacttcgtctactagttaaataattcaTCCATGTAAACATaatattgagtataaataataggatttgttaactcgactcgattcgaaaaaaatttcaaattgagttcaGTTGCTAAAATAAGAtttgtcaactcgactaactcgaagtttttttactcgattcgactcgactaAATCGAATGCTCGCCCCTACCAATATTGCTTTAATCAAATTCTTATATCAACCTAACCGTTAATTAGGACATTAAATGTCAATTCAAACTTGACGTGTAATGTATTTAAAATATGTGAATCAAATTGTAAATACGTGTATACTTATTGTATAGATTATTTGAAATTGacatgttaaaaaaaaaacataaagagtcaataaaatattttgtttattatgccatatccaaaatactcaaattaaaGACTAAGTTGGTAGTTGATACGATATTATAATGATACATTATGCAATTAACCCAATAACTTAAGACGTGATCAAGAGGGGAACTATGAGTGTAAATGAAACATTCGTGCTCATAAGCTACTCGAGTttaattcgaaaaaaattcaaactcGATTTGGTAATTATCGGGTCAAGCTATCGATCGAGCCAAATCCAAGCTTAGTAATACTTAACTCGAACGACTCGCGAGCCTTATcgagtttttcatattttatattgttaaatTATATTGTTGCCcttaatatattattaacattaagCTTAATTATTGAATTGAGCTTGAGTACAAAAATTGATAAACGAGCTTAATCTAACTTGAGCTTGAGTAATTCGATTATATCTTAGGTTAAATTTAAGCttaaaaataaatgtttaatCGAATTCGAGTTGAGTATAGAGCTCCAAATTTTGAGTCAAACTTGACTAGGCTGAACTAGGAACCAAGTAAATGgaattttaagttaaaaaaggAATAAGAAGGGGAAGCTGAAAGTCAACAGCTTATTCAAAAATCAAGTAGGCAATGGCAATGGAGGGGGAAACCATTTTTGTCTGCTTCTAACAACGGAATactgataataataacaataatgatagtTCACATGAATTACCATCACTGGACAGGAACGTGGGCGAAAAAACTGCTGCAGCTTTTGTCTTCCCACCCACACAACTCACTCCTCTGCAACTTCATTACACCTCTCCTtaccatatatatttatatatttgtaacGGGAAAATAAACATTTGTAATGAAAGCACTAAGGTTTTGTCCATCCTGGAAATATAATTGTTAAGGAACTGCAATTAAAAATTCTGAGCATTGCTATAATGATATCATAAATGCAGTAGTCAGATGAAAACTGTTGATCTATACCACCCACCTGCAttctcacagagaatagaatctATCAAACTTACAGTCATCTGTACAACATATTACTTACTTCATCCACCACCCATTTTCATGACTTTCTATGATACATCTTATTGGTTTTTATGTCAGATTGATTGATTGCATCTTCACGGGAATTTGATTATAGTCAGTGTTGAAGTTGGTTCAGCTTACGACCTAATATTTTGTTCTACCTCAAGTATAAatcttaattaataattttaataatcagGAATCACAgctgatttttattatttttaagaaaaaaaaacacaAGACAAGATATCTGTAATTTCTGAAAAAATTGAATATGAAAATCTATTTTAAAATCCACGTTATCTATCCTAATCAAATCCGAATATTACTACATTTTTAGTTTACAGGTTTGTTGTGCAGGTTCACTAATTAAGCAATGGTATGACGGCCAAACTCAACAGTTAACAGTGGGAAAATAAGACCCAATTGGATCCCTAAACTTGGGTAAAATGCAGTAAATTAGTGGTAAGTTTGATtagattcaaaaaattttaaatttcgagttatttgaattatttaagttAATTAATATAGCTCGAGTCAAGTTTTGAGGTCGAGTCGAATTGAATTTCacaatttgaataactcgaataattcaaatatattGGTGTAAATATCTTTTTGATCTCTATCAACTTAGAAAATAAGTAAATTGGGTCTCTCtctcaacaaaattacaaaaaatttaaaataattttaaaatttaaaatatttataaaaattcaatatttatatttataaaaaattttaaaattttaaaatatatataaaaattaatattttaaaattttctaaaataataattttgggacctaattaatgattcaaattATCatgtcaagtttttttttttgctttgaaaactttttcaaatatatatggtttcaaatttatgtgctctaacatggaattagttatcttgtaagaatatttttatttgacatgtttaattttttaatttaactcgaacaatttcactcgattcgacaactcgaatttcatttcacttgattctatttaaaaatttttcaaattgagttaggatgataaaatagaacTCGTGAacttgattaaattaaaaaaattttactcgattcgatcgaacgctcacctGCTGAACAAACTATTAGCAAGGGGCTTGATTCTCTTTTATTATAGAATCACAGGAAAAGTAAGATTATAAGCAGTTTGTTATATTATTTTGTTTGATTCATTTGATTGAAATGTAAAATTTAAGTGTTTAGTTAACGAAATGTAAGATAGTATTTAAACACACTTTACTAATTTATCATGATATCTTTTTATAGGTAAGATTACTTAATGTAAGATTAAGTTCCATAATAAAATTACTTAATTATGTTTTAAGtaaaaactttttaattttttatataagtaAATTACATCCAAAGTCATAAAGTTATTAGTAATATTACGATTTGGTcgctcaattttaaaaattaaaaaatactaaaCGATTTGACATAACTAGACCAGTAAAACCTTTACTGTATGACTTTATACACTCACACCACTTGCACCAATTAAaagtttttctattttatagTCCAATTTTTTTAAGATACTAGCCAAAATTCAAAAAACTTTTTTCTCTAATATTCAAAACTGACCATCAAATTAATGTAAATCTAAGATATGTTTCTATACTCTTTGATGAATACCGACCTACCTTACAAATAACTCAAATAATCCCTTAAAATTcactaataatttttaaaaaaatattaaactaataaattaaataaacaacAATCAAATAATTTAGAGACTATGTTATATCTTTTCAAAGCTAACTCACCAAAAAGTAAACTTCTTAATAGCCCGTGTAGTTTGCCTTTTTCATATTTGATTTGATTACCTTTCGGAATTTGCAATTGATAGCGCTGGGAACTTAGGCCCCCTTTGGATCACCAGTGGCCGCTAGTGCGGTGGGATTTCGGCCTAAACGTACCATTTTTCTACTTTTGGATTACATAGCATCTGCACGATTGGAGAATTCTAATCTCACTGGACCCTTATATTTCGTAATTATATTTAGTAATTATGTTATTAtagatttataaatttatatttagtaattaaatgaagcAATGGCATTaataattatgttattatataataatatataaacttttattatgataaatatattttaattattcaaaagatatataaatatttaactttaacaaaatatgattttaaattttgaaattaatattttgttgaataatttaaaaacttctattatatataatttttactcTAATATCCTTAAAAGTTATTTTCTATTCTCACCTCACCGTTACACCTACGTTTGAATCCAAACATACACTCCACCGCTGTTTTTAATCTCACTACTATAATATCAATCTCACCGCTACAGCAACTAATTTCACTGCCACCACTGTTTTTAACTGCACCGAAAGTAAACACACCACCCATCCAAACTAAACCTTAATAGTAAAAGAACAAAAAATCTAGTGatcataaaaaaagaaaaagagtgtgCCTTTGTTCAGACAGTTAAACTCATACTAAGAAAGCATCAGTGAAAGTTCTTTTTCCTGTAGCATTCAATTCCTTTTTCCTCTGACAGGAAACTCCTAAAACTAGAAACTTTTTTTATTAAGGGTAGGGAA contains:
- the LOC108463780 gene encoding uncharacterized protein LOC108463780, yielding MEFQTQNGQTLVPHPEPQVFPECYESTSSTPYASAPSSPGRAPGPGPGFINSGFFYSAPASPMHFAMASSVVASSRVSSSTQPSSPDFEFSARFGPTGSGQTGSMSSADELFLNGKIRPMKLATHLERPQVLAPLLDLEHEDDDDDETEDADNKIRGRDLRLRDKSLRRRTRSMSPFRHAAFGDDQTMCLDKDSGNKADTNNGTSCSSAGRISRRWVFLKDFLRSKSEGTNNNNNNSKLWSTISFSPAKEKKPGSNKTNGVVHESKNKRPSKTKAVNGIGKKRVPPSPHDLHYTAYKTQAEEMRKKTFLPYRQGLLGCLGFSSKGYSAMNGLAKALNPVSSR